Proteins from one Esox lucius isolate fEsoLuc1 chromosome 19, fEsoLuc1.pri, whole genome shotgun sequence genomic window:
- the LOC105030726 gene encoding peroxisomal succinyl-coenzyme A thioesterase: MTERAPSPLLLIHPSRGLIDEKFSVIVQHLPPFIEITLHALIHSDDGDLWEAFGHYVSDATGLVNVDSNASLGGTYDGLEPMGLLWSMRPVPGSRLGLRLRKKEVNTPVVVTISVYRGHMGQGFNEQTALASVVAERWYMAPGVRRLDITEAGVTGTLFLPSGPGPFPALLDLWGGGGGLVEYRSALLASHGFASLALEYMTPRTSGDSTSHVGNEYFEAAFTLLKQHPQVCGDRIAIVGLSFGASVALGMAVYSTVIQPRCLVCVSCSHVQPVKGSLSDVFADISKNAQNTRYDEENRVIWRDLLLPIPTDPTKKVDMGKLPCPVLLIVGEDDQNWPATESAEDMKQMMEKAGNSHLLTTLSYPGTGHLIEPPYSPHVRVSNFMMTQTRQKILVLWGGDTAPHSHAQEDSWKKTITFLEEHLYRTTSVTSQSQL, encoded by the exons ATGACTGAACGAGCTCCGTCTCCCTTGCTTTTGATTCACCCGTCCAGAGGACTAATTGACGAAAAGTTCAGTGTAATAGTCCAGCATTTGCCGCCGTTTATTGAGATCACTTTGCATGCGCTTATCCACTCAGATGATGGCGATTTATGGGAGGCATTTGGCCACTATGTTAGTGATGCTACAGGATTAGTCAATG TTGACAGTAATGCAAGTTTAGGAGGTACGTATGATGGTCTGGAACCCATGGGTCTGTTGTGGAGTATGAGACCAGTACCTGGGAGTAGACTTGGACTCAG GTTGAGGAAGAAAGAGGTCAACACTCCTGTGGTGGTGACCATCTCAGTGTACAGAGGGCATATGGGTCAGGGGTTTAATGAGCAGACAGCCTTGGCGAGTGTTGTCGCAGAGCGCTGGTACATGGCCCCTGGAGTTCGTAGGTTAGACATCACAGAGGCAGGAGTCACAGGGACCCTCTTTCTGCCATCAG gACCCGGACCCTTTCCTGCGCTGTTGGACCTatggggtggaggtgggggtcTGGTGGAGTATCGCTCTGCCCTACTGGCCTCACATGGCTTTGCATCTCTCGCCCTGGAGTATATGACACCCCGGACATCTGGGGACTCAACCTCTCATGTGGGGAACGAGTACTTTGAG GCTGCATTCACTCTTCTGAAACAACACCCTCAGGTCTGTGGGGACAGAATAGCGATAGTAGGTCTGTCCTTTGGGGCTTCGGTGGCTTTGGGGATGGCTGTGTACTCCACTGTGATTCAG CCCAGGtgcttggtgtgtgtgagttgcAGTCATGTCCAGCCTGTGAAAGGATCCCTCTCTGACGTCTTTGCAGACATTTCTAA AAACGCCCAGAACACTCGCTATGATGAGGAGAATAGAGTGATCTGGCGGGATCTTCTCTTACCTATTCCAACTGACCCAACTAAGAAAGTAGAT ATGGGGAAGCTGCCATGTCCTGTTCTGCTGATTGTGGGTGAGGATGACCAGAACTGGCCTGCCACTGAGTCAGCGGAAGAT ATGAAGCAGATGATGGAGAAAGCAGGGAACAGTCACCTGCTGACGACTCTGTCCTACCCTGGAACTGGTCACCTGATTGAACCTCCTTATAGTCCACATGTCCGCGTGAGCAACTTCATGATGACTCAGACAAGACAGAAGA tcTTGGTTCTTTGGGGAGGAGATACAGCACCGCACAGCCATGCACAGGAAGACTCCTGGAAGAAGACCATCACCTTCCTAGAGGAGCACCTTTATCGAACTACATCAGTGACCTCACAGTCCCAACTGTGA